In Leopardus geoffroyi isolate Oge1 chromosome B4, O.geoffroyi_Oge1_pat1.0, whole genome shotgun sequence, the DNA window TGCCATTTGATGGCCCGAGAGGAGAAACCCGCCCTGTCTGAGAAGCAGAGGGAAGGCGACGACCCCTccttacagatggagaaaccgaGTCTGGGCCGTGTTGACCAAGTGCGGCAGCCGGCCACCAGTTCCCATGTGCAAATATTGACACATTTTCTGGCAATTAAAGCAGACAGCAGGCCCGAGAGGCCGCATCCCACCCTGggcctcttcccccctccccccatcctccccagTCCTGctgtcctcccccctcccccatcgtCCCCACTCCCCCCTGGTCCTCCCCACTTCCACGGTCGTCCCCACTTCCtcatcctccccactccccccgccTCGTCCTCCCCACTCCAtcgtcctccccactcccccccaccctccccactccatcgtcctccccactcccccccccgtcctccccacttcccccaggTCCCCCTCACTCCCCCCATCCTCCCTACTCCCCTgtcttccccactccccccagGTCCTCCCCACTACCcctgtcctccccactccccccatccttcccactccccctgtcctccccactccccccaggtccctctcccctcccccatcctccccattCCCCCCAGGTCCCCTTCACTCCTCCCCTtcgtcctccccactcccctccagcctccccactcccttcgtcctccccactccccccatccTCTCCACTCTCCcgtcctccccactccccccatcctccccactctcccgtcctccccactcccctccagtcctccccactcccccccatcctccccactcccctccagtcctccccactcccccccaccctccctactcccctccagcctcctcacTCCCCCTaggtcctccccactccccctggtcccccccaactcccctccctcggtcctccccactccctttcgtcctccccacccctctgcagtcctccccactccccccaggTCCTCCCCACTACCcctgtcctccccactcccccccatccttcccactccccctgtcctccccactccccccacccacccccggtAGCAAGCCGACCATAGAGGACACGGGCTCCTGGCTGCCTACTGACCATGTTCCCGGGGTTGTGTGACCCAGGACTATGTTCCCGGGATGTGTGAACCGGGAGGTGTCCGGAACCCTGGAGATGCCAGCTGTGGCCTGGGCATTTTCTTTGAGCTTGTGAAAAAGTGAGGGCTGGCTTTGCCCTccgcgcacacgcgcgcgcacacacacacacacacacacacacgcacaagtgCATTCCCTTCACTCACCCTTGtgtgcacaccccccccccccccccccccccccccccccccgtgacctGCCAGCCAGGCCTGTGCTGAGGCCGCAGGGCTCACCGGAGGGGGGGCTGAGACTCTAGGAGGCGACGGAGGTCCCCTGTGGGGCCCCAGCTGGCCTCTTGCCTGTCGGGTCTTCCCTGAGGGCATCACCTGACTACCCAGGGGCCACCCGCGGCCTCAGGGCCCTCTCTCGACCGCCAGCGTTGCTCCTGCCACCCTGTCCCCCGTTTTCACAATTGTTAAAAACTAGAGACACTGGACTGGGGGACTGGGGACTCAGAAAACAGGGCTCTTGGTCCCTGCTTCTGGAgctgtgaccctgagcaagttgcATGAGCATCCCAGGCCTCACCGTCCTCAGCTGGGAATGGGTATCGGAGCCCCGTTCTGGGTACCTGGGCCTCCTTCCCTGTGCCATAGACTCCAGTTTCCTCTTTCGGCTCAGCTGGGCCCTAACGCCTCCCGGGGAGAAGACATCCACCCTCCACCGGCAGAGGGACTCTTGCTTCTGTTAAAGCACTTCCCATGTCAACACAGCACCTAACGCATCAGGCACGAGGCTAAACTGtgtacaaatattaactcatttaaacctcCTAACGGTAGAGAaatctgccctccctcccccgatCTCAGAgcggaggaaacagaggcacaggaaGGTTAAGTTAAGCGGTTCAGGGCCCAACAGCTAGGGAAGGGAGGAgccgggactcgaacccaggcaGCTCCAGAGTCCGCGTGCTTAAGAACTGGcttatttctctctcatctctgctGTGACTTCCTTTGCTCCTGAAAGACGGACCTTGCACTTCTCTGCCTTCAGCCTTTTGCAGCTGACAGTTGCCTAATAAACGCTCACTGAATGAAAGAGTGAACGGGTCGGTCCCACggttccacacacacacacacacacacacacacacgctcccgGAGATCCCGGAGAAGAGGGACGATTATCTCTGTCTCGCGGGTGGGGATCTATTAGCCCATGCGCTGGGGCTGCCGTAACCGAGGGCCCCAAACTAGGTGGCTtccaacagaaattaattttctcccGGTTCGGGAgtctggaagtctgaaatcaaagagCCAGCATGGTTGTTTCCTTCTGAGGGCTCTGAGAAGGGCCTCTCGCCCAGCTTCTGGCAGCGGGCTGGCAACCTTTGCTATTCCGTGGCTTGTAGAAGCATCACCGGGCATTCTTCCTGTGCCCCTGTCCGTCCAGATCTCCCCTTCCATTAAGAACACCAGTCACTGTaggactggggggaggggccgcCCCCCACCcggcatgacctcatcttaactccTTGCATCTGAAAGGAGcttacttccaaataaggtcgcatCCAGAGGCCCCTGACACCACTTCTGTCCCTCAGTTGggcctgacccccccccccccccccttccacctCTCTTCCTTTTATTCCCTGCAGCtctccagcctcagggccttaGCACACCAGGTTCCCTCTGCTCCAGGCTCAGCCCCCACCcgcggccggccccgcccccccacgctcccccctccccctcccccaccaggtaGTGATTCGTGTGCTTCGGTGGTTCCGACAAAGAGCATGGAGACTGTGCGTCTTCCTCCCCTGTGCCTTCAGGCCAGCCTGCCAGCGGTGTCACTGAGAACGTCACCAGGGCCCGCCAGTGACACGGGGCACTGCAAGGCGTTGGCAGGACAGCGACCTCGCGCTACTCCGGGGAATGCCCCTCACACCCCAGCCTGGGGTTCTTGCCACCTTTAGAGTATTTCCTTCTGTGTTTAGAGTCCTGTGGAGCCCAGCTGTCACCTCCCCATGGGACAGTGACCTCCATCTTCCCCACCCCTTGTAGGCGAGGACACCTGCAGCCTTGGGCCCTCGGCTCCCCCTACTCCAGGCCCTGCAGACTCCCAGATCCTCACTGCCGATGCCGATGCCGATGGCGATGCTAATGCATGAAGTCCGGGTCCAGAGCCTGATGGCCATGGGCTGTTGCCTGGCAACCGCCTCTGAGAGAGAAGTTGAAGGTAAGGCCCTGGCTCTGAGCAACTTGACCGCCTGGAGAGGAGGAATCAGGCAGGGAGGGTCATCACcactctttccttcctgctcAGGCTCACAACCCCAGGTCTCTCCTCACCCTGTGGCCCCCGCCTTTCCAATAACCCACAGATTCCAGGCCCAAACCCCTACACAAGCTCCttccagcaccccccccccccccccgccccggccctccCACATTTATTCAGGGACCCTTCGTGGCACAAATGCAAAAGAGGCTAGAGTCCCGGTGTGAAAATTGCCCCCCTGCAGCTTGGGAAATGGGATCtccctattcattcatttattccaagcATTCATATGTACGCGACCCCGGGAACACAGCCCATGCCCAGAGAGACACGGCTGGtgtggcacacacacacgcacgcacacacacacacacacacacccatccatGCACACCAGTCTAGACGCACAGCATCTGGCAGAGGAATTGGCCCAGGTCACGGCTCTTGTCGGGGGTCACTGTCTTTATTGACAAGAACTAGGGGGAGGAGTCGCACAGGATTTCCCTAAAGGGCCTTCCAGCTGCCCTTGGAGAACAGGCGCACCTGTCCCAGGGCTCAGGAAGGCGGGGCCGGCCAGGGAATGCCGAGATGCCGGGCCCTTCTTCCCTCAGACCCCCAGATCCTCATCAGGGGAATCCCAGACTGGGGGCCGGGCCTCCAGCGCCAACACGCGTACGAAGTCTGTTTCGGTGACCTGAGGGGGCCGCGTTCCCCAAGCCCTGCCTGTCTTTGGCCTCTGACTCTCCAGAGCCTTCCTCCTGTCTTGGGCCCCGCAGTATTCTTACCTccgagagccagagccagagaggcCGCTGGCGGAAGGAGCAGGTGTCGGCCAAGCCTGGCATGGCCTGGGGGTCGCTTCCACTTTATAACGTGACAcgcccacccccaccgccacccaTCGCGCTGTGCTTGGCGGCTTTTGCCCAGCATGActcattttcttccccagatcTGAGCAGGTAGGCAAGCCGGGACAACCTCCATTTTATGCtggagacactgaggcccagagaggtcaaggcTAGGCAGGATCCTGAGGTGGGGTGGAGACCTAGGTCTCCCCACATTGTGGTTTCGCGTACTTTCCCTGAGGAGCCCCCTGCCctccgtggggggcgggggagggaggattGAGGGATTTAGCCTGAGTACCACCCTCCCCAGGGCCAGCCTCACTGTGGCTCTAAACGGTTATCTCCGGATAGAGAGTCCTTGCATGGCGGCCCCTCCCTGTGGTCCCTGTCCAGGCCCCGCTGGCTTGTCTTCCCTGGGCCTCCTCAAACTGTAGCCCCAGAGAATGAGGGGCTTCCATCAAGACACGGCCCCTCCTAACCAGCACAGACAGCCCCTCCGGGCAGCCAGCTCTGGGCCTTCCCGACCATTTGCTTTCCCGTCCTCACTGCATCGTTTTCTTGAGATTGATCAGGCCGGGCATCCACAGCCTGCCTTCGGGGACGCTGCACCTGAGCCCGGCCCAGAGGGGCCAAGGATCGCTCCGAGGTCACGGAGCAGATCTGTCtgtcctccacccacctcctcctccttccctcccttctctctcctcctctccctccttctctccaccacGCTGTTGAGGCACTGTGCTTCCCTGCCAGTCTGCCTGGCCTGGATCCTGCCTTGGTCTCGGCGAGGGGAGGAACGCCAGGGGGTAGCTGCTAAGGGGAGGCTCCTGGAGCCTGCAGACGCCCAGAGACACCCCCACTCCAGCCACGGGACGCAGAGTGAGCCGCTTTGGGGATTGGTCAGCTGCCCTCAACGGGAGCTGAGCCAGGCTTTAGGTGGCCTAAATGTATGCAGTGTGGGGTCCCTCTTtatgaaaaagaatacaaaattacaagTACAAAATAAGATACAGGGCCTTGGAAGGGCCCAAGCGGTAAGGGGCCCTGACGCTGAACTGCCTGACTGTCCTGGAAAATCCCGGACAATTCTCCTGTCCAGGAGCACGGGAGCCCCAGCACTGGCCGCCCGGGCCGAGAGGGCCTGGAGGTTCCTGGGTTGTGCAGCAAGGGaggcctgaggcccagagagaagagcCCGCCCAGGCCTTGCAGCGAGTGGGGGAGAGCTGATGTGGGGCCTAAGCAGTGTGTACCCCTCCCTGCACTGGGTAAGACTTTCTTCTATTTGGGGTCCCAGGCCCTCTCCTGGGAGCCTAACTCTGAGCCCCAGGCGATCCAGACCTCGGTCCGTCCTTCCGAGGGCCAAGATCCGGGCCCATCTGCCAGGATGCTCTGCCTTTGAGGGGGAAGGCCGGTGCGCAGCTCTCTGGGCCCCACGCAGGCAGGTTGGCCCGCGGCAACGCCCCTCCGGACTTCTCGTCCAGCAGAGCCGGGCCAGGCTCAGTCCTCCCACCCCTGAGTCACAAAAGAGAACACCAGGCTCAGGGAAGGAAAGTGACCTACGCGAGGGTCACACCGCGAGTCTCAGCAGCCACAGGATGGGAGCCCAGGCCTCCACACATCCCGTCACGGGAACCCCGGGCACCGTGGGTGGCCCGCCCGAGGCGTCCCCACAGCTTCGGCCCCGTGCTTGGACCACGCCGGCCTCCCCGTGGGCCCCTACAGACAGCTGGCGTGCAGTGCGCCCGGCTTGCCCCCGGCTGTGGGCTCTCGGGGCAGGAACTGCCTCTGCTTGCTGGCCGTGCCGCTGGGCGGCCGCTCCTGCCCGCCGGTGCCAGGCCGCGCGATGAGGCTGACCCGGCCGCTCAtctccttcccccgcccccgcccccctgccgcCTCCTCGCCGTCCTCCTCCCCCTCGTCCTCCCCGGTCTTCTCCGGAGGCCCGGCAGAAGGCTCCTGACTGCGCACGCGGCGGGAAGGCCGCCGCAGGACCCTGCGGAAGCCCTGCTTGAAGCGGTAGGAGAGGAAGCCGTAGAGGATGGGGTTGGCACAGCTGTTGGCATAGGGCAGCGCCACCACCAGGAAGTAGAGGCCGAAGAAGGCGGGCTCCTCGGGCAGCGGGCGCACCACGTTGACGATGTTGAGCACGTAGAAGGGCATCCAGCAGAGGACGAAGAGCGCCACGACGGCCACCACCATGCGCGTGACCCTGCGCTCCGAGTGCCGCCGCCGCCGGCACGAGGGCGCCCGCACCCGCCGCCCGGCCGAGCGCACCTTGACCACGATGAGCAGGTAACAGAGGCAGATGACCAGCAGCGGCCCGAAGAAGCCGAGCGCGGCCGTGTAGATGATGAAGCCCGCGCGCCAGGCGGCCGCCGGCTCGGGCCACTGCATGTGGCAGGTGCTCATGCCGTGGGGCACACCCGAGAAGACCACCACGGGCAGCACCACCACGGCCGAGGCCACCCAGACGGCCACGCTCACCGTGCGGGCCACGGGCGCCGTGCGCCAGCGGGCGGAGCAGGCGGGACGGACCACGGCGAGGTAGCGATCGACGCTCATGACCGTGAGGCAGAAGATGCTGGTGAACTGGTTGACGGCGTCCACGGCCATGACCAGGCGGCACATGAGGGAGCCGAAGGGCCAGTAGGACAGGGCGTTCTGGGCCGCCAGGAAGGGCAGCCCCAGCATGAAGAGCTCGTCGGCCAGCGCCAGGTTGAGGATGTAGACGTTGGTGACCGACGGGCTGGCCGTGTGCCGCAGGACCACGTAGATGACCAGCGAGTTGCCCAGCAGGCCCACCACGCACACCACCAGGTAGACCAGAGGGATCAGAACACCGCTGACGGCCAGCCCCGCCACGCTCGGGGCCGCGGACACGTTCCCCAGGGCGACCTCCGGGGGCCAGGCCGAGGAGGCGTTCCCAGGCTCCCAGGCGGTGGGGGCCGATGAAGGAAAACCAGGGGTGTCCATGgccgaggaggaggggggggggtggcggtggtcAGCGGGCAGCTATTGGCCTGGAGGGGGAAGGACACGGCCGGGTCACGATGGGTGATGGCGGTCCCtccaccgccccgccccccatcacTCCCATCACGCGGAGAGCGCCCGCCCGGCCAGAGCCGGACAGGCCCCAGCCATTTTACTGTGCACGGGCCGCCAAGGCATCCCCGCTTGTCAGACGAGGacactgagtctcagagaggtgacGTCTGTCACATGGCCAGGGTGTGGCCGGGGACGCGGGCTTGCCTGGCTGCAAAGGGCGGGGGCCTGCGCTGGCCTGTGCCTCGCAGGGTCCCCTTCCCCTTGGCACCCGTGCCCCTGTGGGTCCTCCACAGGTGTCTAACGGAGGAGTGAACGGATCAGTCCACTGGCCCATGACAACACAGGCCCTTCCTTCTAGACCAGAGTTTATCGGCCGTCTTTGACGCCAGTCTATTTTACATTGTGACTCAGCGAGGTCATACTGTTTCAGAAAGCAACACTTGCCCTTTCTACACAGGATGCCTCGGCTGGCAGAAGCCCAAGCCCAAGGGCATCACCCCCTGCGATAGACCGAACGTGTCCCCCTCTCCCAAATTCACGTGTTGAAACCCTCACCCCCCAGTAACGGTCTTAGGAGGTGTGGCCTTTGGGGCGTGAGTAGGTCTTcggggtggagccctcatgaatgggg includes these proteins:
- the SSTR3 gene encoding somatostatin receptor type 3 — translated: MDTPGFPSSAPTAWEPGNASSAWPPEVALGNVSAAPSVAGLAVSGVLIPLVYLVVCVVGLLGNSLVIYVVLRHTASPSVTNVYILNLALADELFMLGLPFLAAQNALSYWPFGSLMCRLVMAVDAVNQFTSIFCLTVMSVDRYLAVVRPACSARWRTAPVARTVSVAVWVASAVVVLPVVVFSGVPHGMSTCHMQWPEPAAAWRAGFIIYTAALGFFGPLLVICLCYLLIVVKVRSAGRRVRAPSCRRRRHSERRVTRMVVAVVALFVLCWMPFYVLNIVNVVRPLPEEPAFFGLYFLVVALPYANSCANPILYGFLSYRFKQGFRRVLRRPSRRVRSQEPSAGPPEKTGEDEGEEDGEEAAGGRGRGKEMSGRVSLIARPGTGGQERPPSGTASKQRQFLPREPTAGGKPGALHASCL